A window of the Lepus europaeus isolate LE1 chromosome 5, mLepTim1.pri, whole genome shotgun sequence genome harbors these coding sequences:
- the ZBTB17 gene encoding zinc finger and BTB domain-containing protein 17 isoform X2, translating to MPTPMLEEEFAMDFPQHSQHVLAQLNQQRQLGLLCDCTFVVDGVDFKAHKAVLAACSEYFKMLFVDQKDVVHLDISNAAGLGQVLEFMYTAKLNLSPENVDDVLAVASFLQMQDIITACHALKSLAEPAASPGDRMEAPAVEGGEKRAKEEKAAAAMLSRLDQASSSLPTGPGREPKEERGGQAESTASGAEQTEKADAPREPPPVELKPDPTSGMAAAEAEAALSESSEQGMEVEPARKGEEREDEGAGPAAVKEEGPPLENGEAPEDESAGTDSGQELSVEARGLRSGSYGDRTESKAYGSVIHKCEDCGKEFTHTGNFKRHIRIHTGEKPFSCRECSKAFSDPAACKAHEKTHSPLKPYGCDECGKSYRLISLLNLHKKRHSGEARYRCEDCGKLFTTSGNLKRHQLVHSGEKPYQCDYCGRSFSDPTSKMRHLETHDTDKEHKCPHCDKKFNQVGNLKAHLKIHIADGPLKCRECGKQFTTSGNLKRHLRIHSGEKPYVCIHCQRQFADPGALQRHVRIHTGEKPCQCVMCGKAFTQASSLIAHVRQHTGEKPYVCERCGKRFVQSSQLANHIRHHDNIRPHKCSVCSKAFVNVGDLSKHIIIHTGEKPYLCDKCGRGFNRVDNLRSHVKTVHQGKAGIKILEPEEGGEVSVVTVDDMVTLATEALAATAVTQLTVVPVGAAVTADETEVLKAEISKAVKQVQEEDPNTHILYACDSCGDKFLDANSLAQHVRIHTAQALVMFQTDADFYQQYGPGGAWPAGPVLQAGELVFRPRDGAEGQPALADTHPTAPECPPPAE from the exons CCATGGACTTCCCCCAGCACAGCCAGCACGTCTTGGCACAGCTGAACCAGCAGCGGCAGCTGGGCCTCCTGTGTGACTGCACCTTTGTGGTGGACGGGGTGGACTTCAAGGCGCACAAGGCGGTGCTGGCGGCCTGCAGCGAGTACTTCAAGATGCTCTTCGTGGACCAGAAGGACGTGGTGCACCTGGACATCAGTAACGCGGCAG gcctggggcaggtgctggagTTCATGTACACGGCCAAGCTGAACCTTAGCCCTGAGAACGTGGATGATGTGCTGGCCGTGGCCAGCTTCCTCCAGATGCAGGACATCATCACGGCCTGCCATGCTCTCAAGTCGCTCGCTGAGCCAGCCGCCAGCCCTGGGGACCGCATGGAGGCCCCAGCCGTGGAAG gaggggagaagagagccaAAGAGGAGAAGGCTGCCGCCGCCATGCTGagcaggctggaccaggccagcaGCAGTCTACCcacaggcccaggcagggagCCCAAGGAGGAGCGAGGAGGCCAGGCCGAGAGCACAGCCAGTG GTGCAGAGCAGACGGAGAAGGCTGACGCCCCCCGGGAACCCCCGCCCGTGGAGCTCAAGCCAGACCCCACGAGTGGCATGGCTGCTGCAGAAGCCGAGGCTGCCTTGTCAGAAAGCTCCGAGCAAG GGATGGAGGTAGAGCCAGCAAGGAAGGGGGAAGAGCGAGAGGACGAGGGCGCAGGGCCTGCCGCCGTCAAGGAAGAGGGGCCCCCCCTGGAGAACGGGGAGGCCCCCGAGGACGAGTCGGCCGGCACAGACTCCGGGCAGGAGCTCAGCGTGGAGGCCCGAGGCCTGCGCTCGGGCTCCTACGGCGACCGCACCGAGTCCAAGGCCTACGGCTCGGTCATCCACAAGTGTGAG GACTGTGGGAAGGAGTTCACGCACACGGGCAACTTCAAGCGGCACATTCGCATCCACACAGGCGAGAAGCCCTTCTCGTGCCGGGAGTGCAGCAAGGCCTTCTCAGACCCCGCCGCCTGCAAGGCCCACGAGAAGACGCACAG CCCGCTGAAGCCCTACGGCTGCGACGAGTGCGGCAAGAGCTACCGGCTCATCAGCCTGCTCAACCTGCACAAGAAGCGGCACTCGGGCGAGGCGCGCTACCGCTGCGAGGACTGCGGCAAGCTCTTCACCACGTCCGGCAACCTCAAGCGGCACCAGCTGGTGCACAGCGGCGAGAAGCCATACCAGTGCGACTACTGCGGCCGCTCCTTCTCCGACCCCACGTCCAAGATGCGCCACCTGGAGACGCACGACACGGACAAGGAGCACAAGTGCCCGCACTGCGACAAGAAGTTCAACCAG GTCGGGAACCTGAAGGCCCACCTCAAGATCCACATCGCCGACGGGCCCCTCAAGTGCCGGGAGTGCGGCAAGCAGTTCACCACCTCAG GGAACCTCAAGCGGCACCTGCGCATCCACAGCGGGGAGAAGCCCTACGTGTGCATCCACTGCCAGCGGCAGTTCGCAGACCCCGGGGCGCTGCAGCGGCATGTGCGGATCCACACTG GCGAGAAGCCATGCCAGTGTGTGATGTGTGGCAAGGCCTTTACCCAGGCCAGCTCCCTCATCGCCCACGtgcgccagcacactggggagAAGCCCTACGTTTGTGAGCGCTGCGGCAAGAG ATTCGTGCAGTCCAGCCAGTTGGCCAATCACATCCGCCACCATGACAACATCCGCCCGCACAAGTGCAGCGTGTGCAGCAAGGCCTTCGTGAACGTGGGCGACCTGTCCAAGCACATCATCATCCACACTG GAGAGAAGCCTTACCTGTGCGACAAGTGCGGGCGTGGCTTCAACCGGGTGGACAACCTGCGCTCCCACGTGAAGACCGTGCACCAGGGCAAAGCTGGCATCAAAATTCTGGAGCCCGAGGAGGGTGGTGAGGTCAGCGTGGTCACTGTGGACGACATGGTCACGCTGGCCACAGAGGCGCTGGCGGCAACAGCTGTCACTCAGCTCACAG TGGTCCCAGTGGGGGCTGCGGTGACCGCTGACGAGACGGAGGTGCTGAAAGCCGAGATCAGCAAAGCCGTGAAGCAAGTGCAGGAGGAAG ACCCCAACACCCACATCCTCTACGCCTGCGACTCCTGTGGGGACAAGTTCCTGGACGCCAACAGCTTGGCGCAGCACGTGCGGATCCACACGGCCCAGGCGCTGGTCATGTTCCAGACAGACGCGGACTTCTACCAGCAGTACGGGCCAGGCGGTGCGTGGCCAGCAGGGCCCGTGCTGCAGGCCGGGGAGCTGGTCTTCCGCCCTCGGGACGGGGCAGAAGGCCAGCCGGCGCTGGCAGACACACACCCGACGGCACCCGAGTGCCCACCACCTGCGGAGTGA
- the ZBTB17 gene encoding zinc finger and BTB domain-containing protein 17 isoform X1 — protein sequence MPTPMLEEEFAMDFPQHSQHVLAQLNQQRQLGLLCDCTFVVDGVDFKAHKAVLAACSEYFKMLFVDQKDVVHLDISNAAGLGQVLEFMYTAKLNLSPENVDDVLAVASFLQMQDIITACHALKSLAEPAASPGDRMEAPAVEGGEKRAKEEKAAAAMLSRLDQASSSLPTGPGREPKEERGGQAESTASGAEQTEKADAPREPPPVELKPDPTSGMAAAEAEAALSESSEQGAAVPALLSAGMEVEPARKGEEREDEGAGPAAVKEEGPPLENGEAPEDESAGTDSGQELSVEARGLRSGSYGDRTESKAYGSVIHKCEDCGKEFTHTGNFKRHIRIHTGEKPFSCRECSKAFSDPAACKAHEKTHSPLKPYGCDECGKSYRLISLLNLHKKRHSGEARYRCEDCGKLFTTSGNLKRHQLVHSGEKPYQCDYCGRSFSDPTSKMRHLETHDTDKEHKCPHCDKKFNQVGNLKAHLKIHIADGPLKCRECGKQFTTSGNLKRHLRIHSGEKPYVCIHCQRQFADPGALQRHVRIHTGEKPCQCVMCGKAFTQASSLIAHVRQHTGEKPYVCERCGKRFVQSSQLANHIRHHDNIRPHKCSVCSKAFVNVGDLSKHIIIHTGEKPYLCDKCGRGFNRVDNLRSHVKTVHQGKAGIKILEPEEGGEVSVVTVDDMVTLATEALAATAVTQLTVVPVGAAVTADETEVLKAEISKAVKQVQEEDPNTHILYACDSCGDKFLDANSLAQHVRIHTAQALVMFQTDADFYQQYGPGGAWPAGPVLQAGELVFRPRDGAEGQPALADTHPTAPECPPPAE from the exons CCATGGACTTCCCCCAGCACAGCCAGCACGTCTTGGCACAGCTGAACCAGCAGCGGCAGCTGGGCCTCCTGTGTGACTGCACCTTTGTGGTGGACGGGGTGGACTTCAAGGCGCACAAGGCGGTGCTGGCGGCCTGCAGCGAGTACTTCAAGATGCTCTTCGTGGACCAGAAGGACGTGGTGCACCTGGACATCAGTAACGCGGCAG gcctggggcaggtgctggagTTCATGTACACGGCCAAGCTGAACCTTAGCCCTGAGAACGTGGATGATGTGCTGGCCGTGGCCAGCTTCCTCCAGATGCAGGACATCATCACGGCCTGCCATGCTCTCAAGTCGCTCGCTGAGCCAGCCGCCAGCCCTGGGGACCGCATGGAGGCCCCAGCCGTGGAAG gaggggagaagagagccaAAGAGGAGAAGGCTGCCGCCGCCATGCTGagcaggctggaccaggccagcaGCAGTCTACCcacaggcccaggcagggagCCCAAGGAGGAGCGAGGAGGCCAGGCCGAGAGCACAGCCAGTG GTGCAGAGCAGACGGAGAAGGCTGACGCCCCCCGGGAACCCCCGCCCGTGGAGCTCAAGCCAGACCCCACGAGTGGCATGGCTGCTGCAGAAGCCGAGGCTGCCTTGTCAGAAAGCTCCGAGCAAG GTGCCGCAGTGCCCGCCCTTCTCTCCGCAGGGATGGAGGTAGAGCCAGCAAGGAAGGGGGAAGAGCGAGAGGACGAGGGCGCAGGGCCTGCCGCCGTCAAGGAAGAGGGGCCCCCCCTGGAGAACGGGGAGGCCCCCGAGGACGAGTCGGCCGGCACAGACTCCGGGCAGGAGCTCAGCGTGGAGGCCCGAGGCCTGCGCTCGGGCTCCTACGGCGACCGCACCGAGTCCAAGGCCTACGGCTCGGTCATCCACAAGTGTGAG GACTGTGGGAAGGAGTTCACGCACACGGGCAACTTCAAGCGGCACATTCGCATCCACACAGGCGAGAAGCCCTTCTCGTGCCGGGAGTGCAGCAAGGCCTTCTCAGACCCCGCCGCCTGCAAGGCCCACGAGAAGACGCACAG CCCGCTGAAGCCCTACGGCTGCGACGAGTGCGGCAAGAGCTACCGGCTCATCAGCCTGCTCAACCTGCACAAGAAGCGGCACTCGGGCGAGGCGCGCTACCGCTGCGAGGACTGCGGCAAGCTCTTCACCACGTCCGGCAACCTCAAGCGGCACCAGCTGGTGCACAGCGGCGAGAAGCCATACCAGTGCGACTACTGCGGCCGCTCCTTCTCCGACCCCACGTCCAAGATGCGCCACCTGGAGACGCACGACACGGACAAGGAGCACAAGTGCCCGCACTGCGACAAGAAGTTCAACCAG GTCGGGAACCTGAAGGCCCACCTCAAGATCCACATCGCCGACGGGCCCCTCAAGTGCCGGGAGTGCGGCAAGCAGTTCACCACCTCAG GGAACCTCAAGCGGCACCTGCGCATCCACAGCGGGGAGAAGCCCTACGTGTGCATCCACTGCCAGCGGCAGTTCGCAGACCCCGGGGCGCTGCAGCGGCATGTGCGGATCCACACTG GCGAGAAGCCATGCCAGTGTGTGATGTGTGGCAAGGCCTTTACCCAGGCCAGCTCCCTCATCGCCCACGtgcgccagcacactggggagAAGCCCTACGTTTGTGAGCGCTGCGGCAAGAG ATTCGTGCAGTCCAGCCAGTTGGCCAATCACATCCGCCACCATGACAACATCCGCCCGCACAAGTGCAGCGTGTGCAGCAAGGCCTTCGTGAACGTGGGCGACCTGTCCAAGCACATCATCATCCACACTG GAGAGAAGCCTTACCTGTGCGACAAGTGCGGGCGTGGCTTCAACCGGGTGGACAACCTGCGCTCCCACGTGAAGACCGTGCACCAGGGCAAAGCTGGCATCAAAATTCTGGAGCCCGAGGAGGGTGGTGAGGTCAGCGTGGTCACTGTGGACGACATGGTCACGCTGGCCACAGAGGCGCTGGCGGCAACAGCTGTCACTCAGCTCACAG TGGTCCCAGTGGGGGCTGCGGTGACCGCTGACGAGACGGAGGTGCTGAAAGCCGAGATCAGCAAAGCCGTGAAGCAAGTGCAGGAGGAAG ACCCCAACACCCACATCCTCTACGCCTGCGACTCCTGTGGGGACAAGTTCCTGGACGCCAACAGCTTGGCGCAGCACGTGCGGATCCACACGGCCCAGGCGCTGGTCATGTTCCAGACAGACGCGGACTTCTACCAGCAGTACGGGCCAGGCGGTGCGTGGCCAGCAGGGCCCGTGCTGCAGGCCGGGGAGCTGGTCTTCCGCCCTCGGGACGGGGCAGAAGGCCAGCCGGCGCTGGCAGACACACACCCGACGGCACCCGAGTGCCCACCACCTGCGGAGTGA